In the genome of Fusobacterium sp. SYSU M8D902, one region contains:
- a CDS encoding Crp/Fnr family transcriptional regulator, with protein sequence MKSSSIQNIDLFKNLTEIKNFKVLEGINYQILSYKKNEYVAFRGDLIKGLYVNIEGNLVAEMAKENGNIKKIEELRNGTIIASAFIFGKNNKFPVDLIAQTNVKILFVEKEELVKLLLSNSEILVNLLDDISNKAQFLSKNLWESVSNKTISEKLSKYILKNEREGIVILDKTIKELAEYFNVSRPSLSRSMKILVDQGVIERVEKGRYRVIDREKLKKFK encoded by the coding sequence GTGAAAAGTAGTAGTATACAAAATATAGATCTATTCAAAAACTTAACTGAAATTAAGAATTTTAAAGTTTTAGAAGGAATAAACTATCAGATTTTATCTTATAAAAAAAATGAGTATGTAGCATTTAGAGGTGATTTAATCAAGGGATTGTATGTGAATATTGAGGGAAACTTAGTTGCTGAAATGGCAAAAGAAAATGGGAATATAAAAAAAATTGAGGAGCTAAGGAATGGGACGATAATAGCTTCAGCTTTTATTTTCGGTAAAAATAACAAATTTCCAGTAGATTTGATAGCACAAACAAATGTAAAAATACTTTTTGTAGAAAAAGAAGAACTAGTTAAACTGTTACTATCTAACTCTGAAATACTTGTAAATTTATTGGATGATATAAGTAACAAGGCACAGTTTCTCTCTAAAAATTTATGGGAGAGTGTAAGTAATAAAACTATCTCTGAAAAATTATCAAAGTACATTTTAAAAAATGAGAGAGAAGGAATAGTAATCTTAGATAAGACAATAAAAGAGCTTGCTGAATATTTTAATGTGAGTCGTCCATCGTTATCAAGAAGTATGAAAATCCTTGTAGATCAAGGAGTTATAGAGAGGGTTGAAAAAGGTAGATATAGGGTAATAGATAGAGAAAAGTTAAAAAAATTTAAATAA
- a CDS encoding efflux RND transporter permease subunit: MKFIDYSIKNTVVIRFLVFLLVVGGLFSYNKLGKLEDPEFKIKEALVITIYPEADAHTVELQVTTKIEDAVSKLSNVDFIQSVSKPGYSEVKVKLDEGVPTDQVDQYWDNLRKKVNDAKLGLPMGTLPPLVLDDYGDVYGIFLAVTSDGYSYSELKKYTEYITKELSSIPGVTKSAEFGKVNDALNVIIDREKVSEMNLNMKIIAMSLLGENLLSGGGVIDYGNLRVPIRFNNEIKNAEDLGNLVVFSGKFPDGSNQIVRLKDVATIEKGYIEPITQKMYFNNKMAMGVSLSPEKGTNVVETGKKIDKKIEELKEKIPVGINIEKVYYQPELVSSAIDNFVINLIISVITVVGVLLFTMGMRSGLIIGSGLILSILGTLIFMYGMKIDMQRVSLGSFIIAMGMLVDNSIVIVDGVLVNRNKGLGMEESLKEATYKPAIPLLGATIIAALAFLPGTLMPTYVGEYVSSSFWVIGISLMLSWVLCLTQIPVYCKLYLEGEGVKPVSDREKKFYVKANKILYYLLDKRKLVLTVLAGVFLGSCLLFIKIPKTFFPDSDKKGFTISLWTAEGSNISVVEKASRELGEYLLKDEGVVNITDAVGASPARYYTSTIPEMPNTSFAELILNVKKLEDVNRVGAKAVEYANKNLPGVMINVKKYPNGVPTQYPIEISFSGPDPKVLRSLADEAMSIMRTSPRALNIKTSWRNKLLSWEADYSQGKGKRGNITPIDLATGLMRTGEGMPIGRIGEDDERVTILLKEKSGASKNQLTNIEQTPIWGVNIEAQPLSSVINGGEFVFKEGQIWRRDRERNITVQCDVPVGVSAESVRDDFKAQINKMQIPKGYKMMWLGEYEEQNKNNRAILEATPIPTIMMFVICVLLFANLKTPILIGITLPLAMIGIAPGLFLTGRSFGFMSIIGVLSLTGMMIKNVIVLMDEINYEIDVLKKDKFRALIDSAISRIRAVGLAALTTIFGMIPLLWDPLYGDMAATITFGLFASTVLTLFIFPVIYATVNKIYPPSNSTSKD; the protein is encoded by the coding sequence ATGAAATTTATAGATTACTCAATAAAAAATACAGTAGTTATAAGATTTTTAGTTTTTCTTCTCGTTGTAGGAGGGTTGTTCTCCTATAATAAATTAGGAAAATTAGAGGATCCAGAGTTTAAAATAAAAGAGGCTCTAGTAATAACAATCTATCCAGAAGCTGATGCACATACAGTGGAATTACAGGTAACTACTAAAATAGAAGATGCAGTAAGTAAATTATCAAATGTAGATTTTATACAAAGTGTATCTAAGCCAGGTTATTCAGAGGTAAAGGTAAAGCTTGATGAGGGAGTTCCAACAGATCAAGTTGATCAGTACTGGGATAATCTTAGAAAAAAGGTAAATGATGCGAAATTAGGACTTCCAATGGGAACTTTACCACCATTAGTATTGGATGATTATGGTGATGTATATGGTATATTTTTAGCTGTAACAAGTGATGGTTACTCATATTCAGAACTAAAAAAATATACAGAATATATAACAAAAGAGTTGAGCTCAATTCCTGGAGTTACTAAATCTGCTGAATTTGGAAAAGTAAATGATGCACTCAATGTAATCATAGATAGAGAAAAAGTCAGTGAAATGAACTTGAATATGAAGATAATAGCAATGTCTCTATTGGGAGAGAATCTCTTATCTGGTGGAGGGGTTATTGATTATGGAAATCTTCGTGTTCCGATAAGATTTAACAATGAGATTAAAAATGCTGAAGATCTAGGAAATTTAGTTGTTTTTTCAGGAAAATTTCCAGATGGAAGTAATCAAATTGTGAGATTAAAAGATGTGGCAACTATAGAAAAAGGATACATAGAGCCAATCACACAAAAGATGTACTTTAATAATAAAATGGCTATGGGTGTCTCTCTTTCTCCTGAAAAGGGAACAAATGTAGTAGAGACAGGAAAAAAGATAGATAAAAAAATTGAAGAGTTAAAAGAGAAGATCCCAGTAGGAATAAATATAGAGAAGGTATATTATCAGCCAGAATTGGTAAGTTCAGCTATAGATAATTTTGTTATAAACCTAATTATTTCAGTTATTACAGTAGTGGGAGTACTACTTTTCACTATGGGAATGAGAAGTGGATTGATAATAGGTAGTGGTTTGATACTATCTATTTTAGGAACATTGATATTTATGTATGGAATGAAGATAGATATGCAAAGAGTATCTTTAGGTTCATTCATAATAGCTATGGGAATGCTAGTAGATAACTCAATAGTAATAGTAGATGGAGTATTGGTAAATAGAAATAAGGGATTGGGAATGGAAGAATCTCTAAAAGAAGCTACATATAAACCAGCTATACCACTATTGGGAGCGACTATAATAGCAGCCTTAGCATTTTTACCAGGAACTCTTATGCCAACTTATGTAGGTGAATATGTAAGTTCATCTTTCTGGGTAATAGGAATATCACTGATGCTGAGCTGGGTACTATGTTTAACTCAAATTCCAGTATATTGTAAGCTATATTTGGAAGGTGAAGGGGTAAAACCAGTAAGTGATAGAGAGAAAAAATTCTATGTAAAAGCAAATAAAATTTTGTACTATCTATTGGATAAGAGAAAATTAGTTCTCACTGTATTAGCAGGAGTATTTTTAGGAAGTTGTTTATTATTTATAAAAATTCCTAAAACATTTTTCCCTGATTCTGATAAAAAAGGATTTACAATTAGTCTTTGGACAGCAGAAGGAAGTAATATAAGTGTAGTTGAAAAAGCTTCAAGAGAGTTAGGGGAGTATCTATTAAAAGATGAAGGAGTAGTAAATATAACTGATGCTGTAGGAGCTTCTCCAGCTAGATACTATACTTCTACAATTCCAGAGATGCCAAATACATCTTTTGCTGAACTAATTCTAAATGTGAAAAAATTGGAAGATGTAAATAGGGTAGGAGCAAAGGCTGTAGAATATGCAAATAAAAATCTTCCAGGGGTTATGATAAATGTGAAAAAATATCCAAATGGAGTTCCTACACAATATCCAATAGAGATCTCATTTTCAGGACCAGATCCGAAGGTACTTAGATCTTTAGCAGATGAAGCTATGAGTATAATGAGAACATCTCCAAGAGCTTTGAATATAAAAACAAGTTGGAGAAATAAGCTACTATCTTGGGAAGCAGACTACTCACAAGGTAAGGGAAAAAGAGGAAATATAACTCCTATTGACTTGGCAACAGGATTGATGAGAACAGGTGAAGGTATGCCAATAGGTAGAATAGGAGAAGATGATGAAAGAGTAACTATTCTATTGAAAGAGAAGAGTGGAGCAAGTAAAAATCAACTTACTAATATAGAGCAAACTCCAATTTGGGGAGTGAATATAGAGGCTCAACCACTGTCTTCAGTTATAAATGGAGGAGAGTTTGTCTTTAAAGAGGGACAGATTTGGAGAAGAGATAGAGAGAGAAATATAACTGTACAGTGTGATGTTCCAGTTGGAGTTTCAGCTGAAAGTGTAAGAGATGATTTTAAAGCTCAAATAAATAAGATGCAGATACCTAAAGGGTATAAAATGATGTGGTTAGGAGAGTATGAGGAGCAAAATAAGAACAATAGAGCTATACTTGAAGCAACTCCAATACCAACAATAATGATGTTTGTAATCTGTGTATTACTATTTGCAAATTTAAAGACACCAATATTGATAGGAATTACTCTACCACTAGCTATGATAGGAATAGCACCAGGATTATTTTTAACAGGAAGAAGTTTTGGATTTATGTCTATAATTGGGGTTCTTTCACTTACAGGAATGATGATAAAAAATGTGATTGTTTTGATGGATGAGATAAACTACGAGATAGATGTATTGAAAAAAGATAAATTTAGAGCTTTGATAGATTCAGCAATCAGTAGAATAAGAGCAGTTGGACTAGCAGCACTTACAACAATATTCGGAATGATTCCATTACTATGGGATCCTCTATATGGAGATATGGCTGCTACAATAACTTTTGGTCTGTTTGCTTCAACTGTACTTACTTTATTTATATTCCCAGTAATATATGCTACAGTTAATAAGATCTATCCACCAAGTAATTCAACAAGTAAAGATTAA